A part of Thermosinus carboxydivorans Nor1 genomic DNA contains:
- a CDS encoding M20 metallopeptidase family protein yields MNWQYLVDEYLPTLIAIRRQLHRYPELAFHEVRTAEVIASILISAGLEVKTGIALTGVTGLIRGAGPRTVAVRADMDALPIQEQSQAPYASTVPNVMHACGHDGHMAIALGAAMVLQRLRPRLPGSVKFIFQPAEEGPGGAQPMIAAGVLTEPEVEAVFGFHLYNPLPAGQIGLSYGQTCAATDEIKITIVGKGGHGAHPHQTVDAVVVAAQVVNALQTVVSRQINPLDAAVVTIGSIRGGYANNVIADRVELWGTVRTLSEKLRAAMPAKIEQIVSGITAAHGAAYEFVYNRGYPPLITDHALTALVAASAARIVGPDNIVRLDPSMGGEDFAYFAQAAPAAFFRIGSGGEAFPYPSHHPRFDFDESAIGIGVRVLVQTVLDYFQSTAAN; encoded by the coding sequence ATGAACTGGCAGTATCTTGTCGACGAATACCTGCCCACGCTGATTGCCATCAGGCGCCAGCTCCACCGCTACCCGGAGCTGGCTTTTCATGAAGTCCGCACGGCCGAGGTGATTGCTTCCATCCTGATCTCGGCCGGCCTAGAAGTCAAAACCGGTATTGCCCTAACCGGCGTCACCGGCCTGATCCGCGGCGCCGGCCCCCGGACGGTAGCCGTGCGGGCCGATATGGACGCCCTGCCCATCCAGGAGCAAAGCCAAGCCCCCTATGCCTCGACGGTACCTAACGTAATGCATGCCTGCGGCCATGACGGCCATATGGCCATCGCGCTGGGAGCGGCGATGGTGCTGCAGCGCCTGCGTCCGCGCCTGCCCGGCTCGGTAAAGTTTATTTTTCAGCCGGCCGAAGAAGGCCCTGGTGGCGCCCAGCCCATGATTGCCGCAGGCGTACTGACCGAACCGGAAGTGGAAGCCGTCTTCGGCTTTCATCTTTACAACCCCCTGCCCGCCGGCCAGATTGGCCTGAGCTACGGCCAGACGTGCGCCGCTACCGATGAAATTAAAATCACTATTGTCGGCAAAGGCGGCCATGGCGCTCACCCCCACCAGACGGTTGATGCCGTTGTCGTTGCCGCGCAGGTCGTTAACGCCCTTCAGACCGTTGTCAGCCGGCAAATCAACCCCCTGGACGCCGCGGTAGTCACCATCGGCAGCATCCGCGGCGGTTACGCTAATAATGTCATCGCCGACCGGGTAGAACTATGGGGTACGGTCAGGACGCTGTCTGAAAAGCTACGGGCGGCAATGCCGGCCAAAATTGAACAGATTGTCAGCGGCATTACCGCGGCGCACGGCGCCGCTTACGAATTTGTTTACAACCGGGGTTATCCGCCCCTTATCACCGATCACGCCCTGACCGCGTTAGTCGCAGCAAGCGCTGCCCGGATTGTCGGTCCCGACAATATCGTCCGCCTTGACCCCAGCATGGGCGGCGAAGACTTCGCCTACTTTGCCCAAGCGGCGCCGGCCGCCTTTTTCCGCATCGGGTCCGGCGGCGAGGCCTTTCCCTATCCCAGCCACCATCCCCGCTTCGATTTTGACGAATCCGCCATCGGCATCGGCGTGCGGGTGCTGGTGCAGACCGTGCTGGATTATTTCCAGTCAACCGCCGCTAACTAG
- a CDS encoding glycerate kinase: MRVVIAPDSFKGSVSALGVANAVANGVRAVFPDAEIIKVPIADGGEGTVEALVTATGGQIVTREVVGPLGEPVMAHWGVLGDGDTAVIEMAAASGLTLVPKEKRDPRITTTYGTGQLIKAVLDRGIRKIIIGIGGSATNDGGTGMAKALGARFLDASGQELPPGGAALARLAKIDLSGLDERLRTTTILVACDVDNPLCGPRGASAVYGPQKGATPEMVKELDAALKNFAAVATVATGKDVADYPGAGAAGGLGAGLLFFTGAQLRPGVEIVLETTGFASLVATADLVITGEGRTDFQTAYGKAPVGVAKVAKQYGVPVVCLSGGLGDGADDVLAQGVDALMSVVPQPMALDECMAHGAELIEQAAARLCRLVKVGLTMSAR, translated from the coding sequence ATGCGTGTAGTGATTGCTCCCGATTCGTTTAAAGGCAGTGTGTCGGCGCTGGGCGTGGCCAACGCCGTGGCGAACGGGGTGCGGGCGGTTTTTCCTGATGCGGAAATCATCAAGGTACCGATTGCCGACGGCGGCGAAGGTACGGTAGAAGCACTAGTTACGGCGACTGGCGGGCAAATCGTGACCCGCGAAGTCGTTGGACCACTTGGCGAACCAGTTATGGCGCATTGGGGCGTTTTAGGCGATGGTGATACGGCGGTTATTGAAATGGCGGCCGCGTCAGGCCTGACGTTGGTGCCGAAAGAGAAGCGCGACCCCCGCATTACCACCACTTATGGCACCGGTCAGCTCATTAAGGCGGTTCTCGACCGGGGCATCCGCAAAATCATCATCGGTATCGGCGGCAGCGCTACCAATGACGGTGGAACCGGTATGGCCAAAGCGCTGGGGGCGCGGTTTTTGGACGCGAGCGGCCAGGAATTGCCGCCCGGCGGGGCCGCCTTGGCCAGACTGGCCAAAATCGACCTCAGTGGTTTGGACGAGCGGCTGCGCACCACGACCATCCTGGTAGCCTGTGATGTCGACAACCCACTGTGCGGACCGCGCGGCGCTTCGGCCGTCTATGGGCCGCAAAAAGGCGCCACGCCGGAAATGGTCAAAGAACTGGACGCGGCGCTAAAAAATTTTGCCGCCGTGGCGACTGTCGCGACTGGCAAAGATGTGGCTGACTATCCGGGGGCGGGTGCGGCCGGCGGCCTGGGGGCCGGTTTGCTCTTCTTTACGGGCGCCCAGCTGCGCCCCGGGGTGGAGATTGTCCTGGAGACGACCGGCTTTGCTTCTCTTGTTGCCACCGCCGATCTGGTGATCACCGGGGAAGGGCGCACCGATTTCCAGACCGCTTACGGCAAGGCTCCGGTCGGTGTGGCCAAAGTGGCGAAGCAGTACGGTGTGCCGGTCGTCTGTCTGTCCGGCGGCCTGGGTGACGGCGCCGATGATGTCCTGGCCCAGGGTGTGGACGCGCTAATGAGTGTGGTACCGCAGCCGATGGCGCTGGACGAATGCATGGCCCATGGCGCGGAGCTTATCGAGCAGGCGGCTGCCCGCCTGTGCCGTCTGGTAAAAGTAGGCCTGACGATGAGCGCAAGATAG
- a CDS encoding IS110 family transposase, which produces MKQVIRIVHERCCGMDVHKKIIVACVITPDNKEIRTFGTMTDDLHELVSWLQSHGCSHVAMESTGVYWKPIYNLLEHTGIEILVVNAQHIKAVPGRKTDV; this is translated from the coding sequence ATGAAACAAGTAATCCGCATTGTCCATGAACGCTGTTGTGGTATGGATGTTCACAAGAAGATTATCGTTGCCTGCGTTATCACACCTGACAACAAAGAAATTCGAACATTTGGCACTATGACGGACGACTTGCATGAATTAGTAAGCTGGCTTCAAAGTCACGGCTGTAGTCATGTAGCTATGGAAAGCACGGGAGTTTACTGGAAACCAATTTACAATCTTTTAGAACATACGGGAATTGAGATTTTGGTAGTCAATGCACAACACATAAAAGCAGTTCCGGGACGCAAGACAGATGTAAA